From one Dehalobacter sp. 12DCB1 genomic stretch:
- a CDS encoding Crp/Fnr family transcriptional regulator codes for MKYSPVEEFSRIYKLDNFSKTFIENGKELFFKKNSVIASPGDVTEGFYFVKEGRVIASEFSPKGNERIICILEKSSIFLESNVLFNVPVFCYFKASIDTTLVFIKKEDLLDLLAKDLNVTLFLLQSLTKKFYSNMNHIDELLYHDTEWGMCNLFLTLAENFGVEEDTKIKLNIKISQQFISNLLGINRITTLRIIKKLKELMLIEQTNGYYYIKDIQQLRDYQTSIYTQL; via the coding sequence ATGAAATACTCACCCGTTGAAGAATTCTCAAGAATTTACAAGCTAGATAACTTTTCCAAAACATTTATTGAAAATGGTAAGGAATTATTCTTTAAAAAAAATTCAGTTATTGCGTCTCCAGGAGACGTCACGGAAGGATTTTATTTTGTCAAAGAAGGCAGAGTCATTGCTTCTGAATTCTCTCCCAAAGGAAATGAACGGATCATATGCATTCTTGAGAAGAGCAGTATTTTCTTAGAATCCAATGTTCTTTTTAATGTTCCGGTTTTTTGTTACTTTAAAGCAAGTATAGATACCACGCTAGTCTTTATAAAGAAAGAAGATCTATTGGACCTATTGGCAAAAGACTTAAATGTAACGCTTTTTCTCTTGCAATCCCTTACAAAGAAATTTTATTCCAATATGAATCATATTGATGAATTGCTCTATCACGATACAGAATGGGGGATGTGCAACCTTTTTTTAACATTAGCCGAAAATTTCGGAGTTGAAGAAGACACAAAAATCAAGTTAAATATTAAAATCAGCCAGCAGTTTATCAGCAATCTTCTCGGTATAAATCGAATAACGACATTAAGGATTATAAAAAAATTAAAGGAATTAATGTTAATCGAGCAGACGAACGGGTATTACTATATCAAAGACATCCAGCAGTTAAGGGACTATCAAACGAGTATCTATACGCAATTATAA
- a CDS encoding 4Fe-4S binding protein — protein sequence MKNSTNKIIVFAATVVFLLTLGFSWTHTDRDIIPFMNQVFPEAQSFQKIASSPVIYEGRTKDQNGEEERVGYVVIEQAVAYGGPIKMVTGIDLKGKIVGTVIAAHKDTPSFIDKVIEQKYLEKFIGKDITDPLSINKDIDRISGATFSSRGIAKAISRGSHAVARDEFGLDVKDEVQPFKFGSKEIAVIALVIPAVIGVAFKQRKLRWIALIGSLVFIGFQYNTSISLANIAALLMGNFPSIRENLVWYILLIGIPVITLILGKNVYCFWLCPFGALQEITAKVGGGKFKCCNKAIEAKAAKIRYILIYLALIGAFLTKSPSFAGYEPFATLFGRQGFGIQWLILPAVIFSSFFISRFWCRFFCPGLILNEIILRPRRYIMGILEKVSLENAKLKKVPGIKRTQRTQGTQGTKGIEEIEARSTNELNNIEVKE from the coding sequence ATGAAAAACTCAACAAATAAAATCATTGTATTTGCAGCAACAGTTGTATTTCTCTTAACGTTGGGTTTCAGTTGGACTCATACAGATCGTGATATCATCCCGTTTATGAATCAAGTTTTTCCGGAAGCGCAATCTTTTCAAAAGATTGCGTCTTCCCCTGTTATATACGAAGGGAGAACAAAAGATCAAAACGGTGAGGAAGAAAGAGTTGGTTACGTCGTAATCGAGCAAGCGGTTGCTTATGGCGGTCCGATTAAAATGGTCACAGGAATTGACCTCAAAGGAAAAATTGTCGGGACGGTTATTGCCGCCCATAAGGATACGCCATCCTTCATTGATAAGGTCATCGAGCAGAAATATCTGGAGAAATTCATCGGCAAAGACATCACGGACCCCTTGTCCATTAACAAGGATATCGACCGGATATCGGGCGCTACCTTTTCTTCCCGGGGGATAGCCAAGGCCATTTCCCGGGGCAGCCATGCCGTAGCCAGGGACGAGTTCGGTCTGGATGTGAAGGATGAGGTTCAGCCGTTTAAGTTTGGCTCAAAGGAAATTGCCGTCATCGCTTTGGTCATCCCGGCGGTGATCGGCGTAGCATTCAAACAAAGAAAACTGCGCTGGATCGCCCTGATAGGCAGTTTAGTCTTCATCGGCTTCCAATACAATACATCGATTTCCCTTGCCAACATTGCCGCACTTCTCATGGGTAATTTCCCGTCAATCCGTGAAAACCTCGTTTGGTATATCCTCTTAATCGGAATCCCGGTTATCACCTTGATATTAGGAAAGAACGTTTACTGTTTCTGGCTTTGCCCGTTTGGCGCTTTACAGGAAATCACGGCAAAAGTGGGCGGCGGTAAATTTAAATGCTGCAATAAAGCAATCGAAGCCAAAGCGGCTAAAATAAGGTATATTCTCATATACCTGGCACTCATAGGTGCATTCCTGACGAAGTCACCGAGTTTTGCCGGTTATGAGCCATTCGCCACTTTGTTTGGCCGGCAGGGATTCGGTATCCAGTGGCTGATTTTGCCGGCTGTGATTTTTAGTTCTTTCTTTATCAGCAGATTCTGGTGCAGGTTTTTCTGTCCGGGGCTCATACTCAATGAGATCATCTTGCGTCCTAGGAGATATATCATGGGGATTTTAGAAAAAGTGAGCTTAGAAAACGCAAAACTGAAAAAGGTTCCGGGAATTAAAAGAACTCAAAGGACCCAAGGCACCCAAGGAACCAAAGGAATAGAAGAAATCGAAGCAAGATCTACAAATGAATTGAATAACATCGAGGTCAAAGAATGA
- the sppA gene encoding signal peptide peptidase SppA, which translates to MNKKRWISIAVIVVLLVIYVQTDVISGGANMGKLEKSLLPSEPSFTTGTYQEGTGKTIALINVNGTIQSTSDSLSATDTYNHQIFLQEIEDAFTNPEIQAVVLAVDSPGGGVYESDEIYQKLISLKEKYPKPLVVSMGTLAASGGYFISMPADKILATRDTLTGSIGVIMSTYNYSELAKKLGVEEIVFKSGKNKDIMNPMREATEEEKQIMQGIIDEYYGYFVDAVAKGREMDRQTVIKVADGRVYTATQAKSLGLIDQIGDLDGAIAEAAKMINESDPNVIQYQNETLFNLNRLFSMVSPQLDFLGIKQDLQDSAVPTVMYLYR; encoded by the coding sequence ATGAATAAAAAACGCTGGATTTCTATCGCGGTTATCGTTGTTTTACTGGTGATATACGTACAGACAGATGTTATTTCCGGAGGAGCAAACATGGGAAAATTGGAAAAATCCCTGTTGCCTTCGGAACCCTCATTCACCACCGGGACTTATCAGGAAGGAACCGGTAAAACGATTGCTCTGATCAACGTCAACGGAACCATTCAGTCCACAAGTGATTCATTGTCAGCCACCGATACCTATAATCACCAGATATTTTTACAGGAAATCGAAGATGCCTTTACCAATCCTGAGATTCAGGCGGTTGTCCTGGCAGTTGATTCACCTGGCGGCGGTGTGTATGAAAGTGATGAGATTTATCAGAAATTGATCAGTTTAAAAGAAAAATACCCAAAACCTTTGGTTGTTTCCATGGGTACATTGGCAGCCTCAGGCGGTTACTTTATTTCGATGCCTGCGGATAAAATTTTGGCGACTCGGGATACGCTGACCGGATCCATCGGCGTCATTATGAGCACGTATAATTACAGCGAGCTGGCAAAAAAATTGGGTGTTGAGGAAATTGTTTTCAAAAGCGGCAAAAACAAAGACATCATGAATCCAATGCGTGAAGCGACGGAAGAAGAAAAGCAGATCATGCAGGGAATCATTGATGAGTATTATGGCTATTTTGTCGATGCAGTGGCAAAAGGAAGAGAAATGGACCGGCAGACCGTCATCAAAGTCGCCGATGGAAGAGTGTATACAGCGACGCAGGCTAAATCGCTGGGCCTCATCGATCAGATCGGTGATCTGGACGGAGCCATTGCTGAAGCAGCAAAAATGATTAACGAAAGTGATCCAAACGTTATCCAATATCAAAATGAAACGCTGTTTAATTTGAATCGGCTCTTCTCCATGGTGTCTCCCCAACTTGATTTCTTGGGAATCAAACAGGATTTGCAGGACAGCGCGGTACCTACCGTGATGTACCTGTATCGCTAA
- a CDS encoding reductive dehalogenase, whose protein sequence is MDFGKEKTESTEQEKAIPKKFSRRGFLKTSVGMGVGAAGAAMLGYDGIANAAEVVEHDSYPVEISADYKRYDQKYNVIMRAMAGDPIVKPSFDTYFGKHMGVIPNKVADGYGRLEEAMKVGAFGVEDGINGYHAPGFASQGLYEWKNPQISGKVNPDKYTFESPEAASKAVKKAAKFFGASLVGIAPYDERWVFSRVYDMQKMDSVPNDLPFTPKSVIVMALEMSYEGFQAAPTSLELASAGNIYSSMSVVVNKMSHFVRALGYQTVPCGNDTALSVPLAIHAGLGELSRIGIVITPQFGPRQRFCKIFTDLPLAVDKPITFGVREFCKTCRKCADACPSQAITHDKEPSFEVSTVSTNGGVKRWAVNAEKCLTQWADAGTDCGICIKVCPYNKPSEWHHDLAKFATKTPARPILRYFDDLFGYGKATVAEAVKDFWK, encoded by the coding sequence ATGGATTTCGGTAAAGAAAAAACTGAAAGCACAGAACAAGAAAAGGCTATTCCCAAAAAATTTAGTAGACGGGGTTTCTTAAAAACCTCAGTCGGAATGGGGGTTGGGGCAGCAGGTGCAGCTATGTTAGGTTACGATGGCATAGCCAATGCTGCAGAGGTCGTAGAGCATGATTCGTATCCGGTGGAAATTTCCGCAGATTACAAACGGTATGATCAAAAATACAATGTGATTATGCGTGCAATGGCGGGAGATCCTATAGTTAAACCTTCATTTGACACTTATTTCGGAAAACACATGGGCGTAATACCGAATAAGGTAGCAGACGGCTATGGCAGACTTGAAGAGGCTATGAAAGTCGGTGCCTTTGGGGTAGAGGATGGTATCAATGGTTATCATGCTCCAGGTTTTGCCAGTCAGGGATTATACGAATGGAAGAACCCGCAAATTAGCGGCAAAGTAAACCCTGATAAATACACTTTTGAGAGCCCTGAAGCTGCAAGTAAAGCCGTTAAAAAGGCTGCAAAATTCTTTGGTGCGAGTCTGGTAGGAATTGCCCCTTATGACGAGCGGTGGGTATTTTCACGTGTATACGATATGCAAAAGATGGATAGCGTTCCTAATGATCTCCCGTTTACACCTAAAAGTGTTATTGTCATGGCTCTTGAAATGAGTTACGAGGGCTTCCAAGCTGCCCCGACATCTCTTGAACTTGCGTCTGCCGGAAATATTTATTCCAGTATGAGTGTTGTCGTAAATAAGATGTCCCATTTTGTTAGAGCTCTAGGTTACCAAACCGTACCCTGCGGCAATGACACTGCCTTGAGCGTTCCTTTGGCGATTCATGCCGGACTGGGAGAACTCAGCAGAATAGGAATTGTTATCACTCCGCAATTTGGACCGAGACAGCGGTTCTGCAAAATATTTACCGATTTGCCTTTGGCTGTTGACAAACCGATTACTTTTGGGGTCAGGGAGTTTTGTAAGACCTGCAGGAAATGTGCAGATGCCTGTCCTTCGCAAGCGATAACCCATGATAAAGAACCAAGTTTTGAAGTCTCAACGGTCTCCACAAATGGTGGTGTAAAAAGGTGGGCCGTAAATGCTGAGAAATGCTTAACACAGTGGGCTGACGCTGGTACTGACTGCGGAATCTGTATTAAAGTCTGTCCATACAACAAACCGAGCGAATGGCACCATGATTTAGCAAAATTTGCTACGAAGACGCCTGCAAGACCGATTCTAAGGTACTTTGATGATCTGTTTGGATACGGAAAAGCAACGGTTGCTGAGGCCGTAAAGGATTTTTGGAAATAA
- a CDS encoding dehalogenase, producing MIIFWLILGALMVSSLWFVYIKFQAAGKMSVTRWVLTSISVLWGAFTLAWIVSSIGEGEMQAAGMGLLIFGAILLGLIILTVRLNSLISSKKKANKVEAA from the coding sequence ATGATCATATTCTGGTTAATTCTGGGTGCACTCATGGTATCATCCCTATGGTTTGTCTATATCAAGTTCCAGGCTGCAGGCAAAATGTCCGTAACTCGCTGGGTTTTGACTTCCATATCCGTACTGTGGGGAGCCTTTACCCTGGCTTGGATCGTCAGCAGCATTGGTGAAGGCGAGATGCAGGCTGCCGGTATGGGACTGTTAATCTTCGGAGCCATTCTTCTTGGACTAATTATCCTTACAGTGCGGTTAAATTCTTTAATATCCTCAAAAAAGAAAGCCAATAAAGTAGAGGCCGCATAA
- a CDS encoding YccF domain-containing protein, whose protein sequence is MNFIGNLIWLLFGGIIGAILWFVAGVVLCVTIVGIPFGLQCFKISLLVLWPFGKEVILGGFGVGGLLLNILWLIFLGWELAVHHLIIGLIFCVTIVGIPFGLQHFKFAQLALIPFGAKIVDK, encoded by the coding sequence ATGAACTTTATCGGCAATCTAATCTGGCTGCTATTTGGCGGCATTATCGGAGCAATTCTGTGGTTTGTGGCAGGGGTGGTTTTATGTGTCACCATCGTCGGCATTCCTTTTGGCCTTCAGTGTTTTAAAATATCCCTGCTTGTTTTGTGGCCATTCGGCAAAGAAGTTATCCTTGGCGGCTTTGGGGTCGGGGGATTACTTTTAAATATTCTCTGGCTGATTTTTCTGGGATGGGAGCTGGCCGTACATCATTTAATTATCGGCCTTATTTTCTGCGTCACCATCGTCGGCATTCCGTTTGGGCTCCAGCATTTTAAGTTTGCCCAGTTGGCTTTGATTCCTTTTGGGGCAAAAATCGTGGACAAATAA
- a CDS encoding dehalogenase, producing the protein MGTLLIFIAGVLFLAAILFIKPRAKMEQMWRTVINWVLFVIWYAVTWTGISFIYINASVGHVKATSTAIFLFGGLAIVLAVVLARLLGFITIGKTKKANTEQA; encoded by the coding sequence ATGGGTACATTGTTGATTTTTATAGCTGGCGTGTTATTTTTAGCCGCAATTCTTTTTATTAAACCTCGCGCCAAAATGGAGCAAATGTGGAGAACAGTAATTAATTGGGTCTTATTCGTGATTTGGTATGCTGTTACCTGGACGGGAATTTCCTTTATCTACATCAACGCATCCGTAGGGCATGTTAAAGCAACGAGTACTGCAATATTCCTATTTGGAGGATTAGCTATCGTCCTTGCAGTTGTACTGGCACGTTTGTTAGGCTTCATCACGATTGGAAAAACGAAAAAGGCAAATACTGAACAAGCTTGA
- a CDS encoding RDD family protein, protein MDIDYITNSGDQTAESANTMENVNVVDLRVVGFWTRFWAFIIDLAVIAMSSQIFFRVIWPAGLETTTIKSFVLINALFPGIWGSIYFVLLTMYFGQTLGKMIMGIKVISKDGSPLSWSAVAMREVVGRTLAQLLGTYLGYLICAFHPRKQALTDIIGDTYVVYTEDKKRGRWVQIPVALSANAE, encoded by the coding sequence ATGGATATTGATTATATTACAAATAGCGGTGATCAGACAGCGGAAAGTGCAAATACAATGGAAAATGTCAATGTTGTAGATTTAAGAGTCGTTGGTTTTTGGACCAGATTCTGGGCCTTTATCATTGATCTGGCAGTCATTGCGATGAGCAGTCAGATATTTTTCCGGGTTATATGGCCTGCAGGTCTTGAAACAACAACCATTAAATCATTTGTCCTGATCAATGCACTCTTTCCGGGCATCTGGGGAAGTATATATTTCGTTTTGCTGACGATGTATTTCGGACAGACACTCGGGAAGATGATCATGGGAATTAAAGTTATAAGCAAAGATGGCAGCCCGCTCAGCTGGTCTGCAGTCGCTATGCGGGAAGTCGTCGGGAGAACACTGGCACAGCTGCTCGGCACCTACCTGGGTTATTTGATTTGCGCATTTCATCCTCGGAAACAGGCCTTGACCGATATCATCGGCGATACCTATGTGGTTTATACTGAGGATAAAAAGAGGGGCAGATGGGTTCAGATCCCGGTGGCACTGAGTGCCAATGCGGAATAA
- a CDS encoding reductive dehalogenase — protein sequence MTLVKQDSDGKKLRLSRRNFLKKSIGMGVGAAGAALLGYELPGVNSVANAAGIEQHDTMPMEISSDYKRYNQKNTVFMRAFRGDQIVQADFFKYVGKKTGEIPQEGGEGWGQLEYAMDDAAWSVEDDVNGYHAPGFANLGLYNWEGKVSPNVYKFQTPELASQVVKKVATFFGADLVGIAPYDDRWVYTDVITDPKTATLKPNVFPFEPTNVIVMAFEMNYESFQAAPALLEGASAGNIYSNMGVTAHKVATFLRRLGYRAIPCGNDTALSVPLGVHAGLGELSRIGILITPKYGPRVRLCKIFTNLPLAVDKPITFGVAEFCKTCRKCADACPSQAISHDKEPSFKTITVSTSGGVKKWALDAEKCLSQWAQVGTDCGICVKVCPYNKLDEWHHDFVKLGTRTPARPILRFFDDLFGYGKVSASDATKNFWNK from the coding sequence ATGACTTTGGTCAAACAGGATTCTGATGGAAAAAAGTTAAGACTGAGTAGGCGGAACTTCTTGAAAAAATCTATAGGAATGGGGGTTGGGGCAGCTGGTGCGGCTTTGTTAGGTTACGAGCTTCCTGGGGTAAACAGCGTAGCGAATGCTGCAGGCATTGAACAACATGATACGATGCCGATGGAGATTTCGAGTGATTACAAACGTTATAATCAAAAGAATACTGTGTTTATGAGAGCTTTTCGCGGGGATCAAATTGTTCAAGCAGACTTTTTTAAGTATGTCGGGAAAAAAACCGGTGAAATCCCTCAAGAAGGCGGAGAGGGCTGGGGTCAGCTTGAATATGCTATGGATGATGCAGCTTGGTCCGTTGAGGATGATGTCAATGGCTATCATGCTCCTGGATTCGCGAATTTAGGATTATATAACTGGGAAGGAAAAGTAAGTCCTAATGTTTACAAATTTCAAACGCCTGAACTTGCAAGCCAAGTGGTAAAAAAGGTAGCCACCTTTTTTGGAGCAGATTTAGTAGGAATCGCACCCTATGATGATAGATGGGTCTACACGGATGTTATCACTGACCCGAAGACGGCGACTTTAAAACCAAATGTCTTCCCGTTTGAACCGACAAACGTAATCGTAATGGCTTTTGAAATGAATTATGAAAGTTTTCAAGCTGCTCCGGCTCTGCTTGAAGGTGCTTCTGCCGGCAATATCTACTCCAATATGGGTGTAACGGCTCATAAGGTGGCAACTTTCTTGAGAAGATTAGGTTATCGGGCCATACCTTGCGGCAATGATACAGCATTAAGTGTTCCCTTGGGCGTTCACGCAGGATTAGGAGAACTTAGCAGAATTGGGATCCTCATTACGCCTAAATATGGACCAAGAGTCAGATTGTGCAAAATCTTTACGAATTTGCCGTTAGCTGTTGATAAACCGATTACTTTCGGGGTTGCAGAATTTTGTAAAACCTGCAGGAAGTGCGCCGACGCTTGTCCTTCGCAAGCGATATCGCATGACAAAGAACCAAGTTTTAAAACGATAACGGTATCCACAAGTGGCGGTGTAAAAAAATGGGCTTTAGATGCCGAAAAATGCTTGTCCCAATGGGCACAAGTTGGAACTGACTGTGGAATCTGCGTTAAAGTATGTCCATATAACAAACTTGATGAATGGCACCATGATTTCGTGAAGCTGGGAACAAGAACGCCAGCCCGTCCAATCCTAAGGTTCTTTGATGATCTGTTTGGATACGGAAAAGTGAGTGCTTCAGATGCGACAAAGAACTTCTGGAATAAGTAA
- a CDS encoding reductive dehalogenase, which yields MSSEQKKQLQINRRNFLKAGAAATFLGAAGILKTPGKFASAANNFTVQYAAAPKGQWSKIHPVHDMGSATVRYVEHNDQWLGTTKIVGKIKNISEADHATGLTLRHLLGEEGANGVGDKAFRGYLTQTPRSPLNTAIGQAAVLLATPAAVAGTGKPNPDKLAIPDPEQMSMHIKDLGYFLHADDIAIGKMPEYAYYSYHCLDVKGMAKKPLEECIEPVTERLPYVIGFVKDQHLETMLGSTGYDGISDAQSFNAYIATALISVIIANYIRRLGYNARASHAFNNILAVTPCLVAAGLGEMCRTGNTSLHPRLGFRHKAAVVTTDLPLAPDKPIDFGLQDFCRVCKKCAAECPAQAISYDADPVEYNGYLRWNVNSKKCSIFRTSNEEGISCGRCMKVCPWDSKEDSWFHQAGTWIGSQNSAGASLLKSIDDMFGYGTEQILDYKWWLEYPEMYKIPETIVLK from the coding sequence ATGAGTAGTGAGCAAAAAAAACAACTTCAAATCAACCGAAGGAATTTTCTGAAAGCCGGCGCTGCAGCAACATTCCTTGGTGCTGCCGGAATATTAAAAACACCTGGTAAGTTTGCAAGTGCAGCAAACAACTTCACTGTGCAGTACGCTGCTGCGCCAAAAGGACAATGGTCCAAAATTCATCCTGTGCACGATATGGGCAGTGCTACAGTACGCTATGTGGAACATAATGATCAATGGTTGGGAACCACTAAGATCGTTGGAAAGATCAAGAATATCAGCGAAGCTGACCATGCTACTGGACTGACATTAAGACATCTACTTGGTGAAGAAGGAGCTAACGGGGTTGGAGATAAGGCATTTCGAGGATACTTGACCCAAACTCCGAGATCCCCTTTAAACACAGCAATTGGTCAAGCCGCTGTTCTTCTTGCTACGCCGGCAGCTGTGGCAGGAACAGGAAAGCCTAATCCGGATAAATTGGCGATACCTGATCCCGAGCAAATGTCAATGCACATTAAAGATCTGGGGTACTTTCTGCATGCAGACGATATAGCAATTGGCAAAATGCCGGAATATGCCTACTATTCCTATCATTGTCTAGATGTGAAAGGTATGGCGAAAAAACCTCTAGAGGAATGCATCGAACCTGTAACCGAACGGTTGCCATATGTCATCGGCTTTGTGAAAGACCAACATTTAGAAACGATGCTGGGTTCCACTGGCTATGACGGGATCAGTGATGCGCAGTCCTTTAATGCTTATATCGCTACAGCTTTAATATCTGTCATCATAGCAAATTACATCCGCAGGCTTGGTTATAATGCAAGGGCCTCTCATGCTTTCAATAACATTTTGGCAGTTACCCCTTGTCTTGTCGCAGCCGGGTTGGGGGAGATGTGCCGCACAGGTAACACCAGTCTCCATCCCCGGCTCGGATTCCGCCATAAAGCTGCTGTCGTTACTACGGATCTGCCGCTTGCTCCGGATAAGCCAATCGATTTTGGCTTGCAGGATTTCTGCAGAGTGTGTAAAAAATGTGCAGCGGAATGTCCGGCTCAAGCCATTTCCTATGATGCCGATCCTGTGGAATATAACGGATACTTGCGCTGGAACGTCAATTCTAAAAAGTGCAGTATATTCCGGACATCAAACGAAGAAGGTATTTCCTGCGGACGGTGCATGAAAGTCTGCCCATGGGATTCCAAGGAGGATTCATGGTTCCATCAAGCGGGGACTTGGATCGGAAGCCAGAATTCGGCAGGAGCCAGTCTCCTTAAATCGATTGATGATATGTTCGGATATGGTACCGAGCAGATCTTGGATTATAAATGGTGGCTTGAATATCCGGAAATGTACAAAATTCCAGAAACTATTGTATTGAAGTAA
- a CDS encoding dehalogenase, translating into MIIFWMFLGALIASSFWFVYIKFQAAGKMSVARWILTSISVLWGAFTLAWIVSSIGEDEMQAAGMGLLIFGAILLVLVIVTVRLNSLIPKKKVNKVEAA; encoded by the coding sequence ATGATAATATTTTGGATGTTCCTGGGAGCACTCATCGCGTCATCATTTTGGTTTGTCTATATCAAATTCCAGGCTGCAGGCAAAATGTCCGTGGCCCGCTGGATTTTAACATCCATATCCGTACTGTGGGGAGCCTTTACCCTGGCCTGGATCGTTAGTAGCATTGGAGAAGACGAGATGCAGGCCGCAGGCATGGGACTGTTAATTTTCGGAGCGATTCTTCTTGTCCTAGTTATCGTGACAGTACGGTTGAATTCCTTGATTCCAAAAAAGAAAGTCAATAAAGTAGAGGCCGCATAA
- a CDS encoding Crp/Fnr family transcriptional regulator has product MFSSILRSQRVSKTLIEAGEKEFYKKNTTIASPGEIIDKFYYILKGRVLCIEYSPEGNEKIEFILEDGSIFLESNLLFDVPAFTYFKAVEDSYIIHLSKNKLMELILNNLDISLFIMESLTKKFFSSMSRIEELLFHDVEWRICNLFISMAKSYGIETENMIKLNFKISHQFIGHLLGINRITSIKIIKKLKGMNYIEQIDGYYYIKDLNGLEQYQARQKIK; this is encoded by the coding sequence ATGTTTTCTAGCATCCTCAGATCACAAAGAGTATCAAAGACTTTAATTGAAGCGGGAGAGAAAGAATTTTACAAAAAAAATACAACGATAGCTTCGCCAGGCGAAATCATTGACAAATTTTATTATATTTTAAAGGGACGGGTATTATGTATAGAATACTCTCCTGAAGGTAACGAAAAAATAGAATTCATTCTTGAAGATGGAAGTATTTTCCTGGAGTCTAATCTGCTTTTCGATGTTCCGGCTTTTACATACTTCAAAGCAGTTGAAGATTCTTATATCATTCATCTATCCAAAAATAAACTTATGGAATTAATATTAAATAATCTGGATATATCATTATTTATTATGGAATCATTGACAAAGAAATTTTTTTCAAGCATGTCTCGAATAGAAGAATTACTTTTTCATGATGTTGAATGGAGAATATGCAATCTTTTTATATCAATGGCCAAATCTTATGGTATTGAAACAGAGAACATGATTAAATTGAATTTCAAAATCAGTCACCAATTTATTGGCCATTTACTCGGGATCAATAGGATTACCAGTATCAAAATTATCAAAAAGCTTAAAGGTATGAATTATATTGAGCAAATTGACGGGTACTACTATATCAAGGATTTAAACGGACTAGAACAGTACCAGGCAAGACAAAAGATTAAATAA